A genomic region of Solibacillus isronensis contains the following coding sequences:
- a CDS encoding competence protein CoiA yields MFVAVDNAGRKVNPLDNNLDELRLMSNSKQLLCPECLTGVRFAAGPRVTAHFKHIHLLDCTYDSEPETAEHLKGKMLIRNWLLEQFPEAQVEFEYKIKETNQRADVIAILPDGKRMAFEMQCSKIPGSVWKERHALYKSAGIQDFWILGESVHRYGKSEGIKDASKHQLVSLASAIYEEKNALFFLDTDFKSFRALYQHKMSYWHSDTIIVVHEEGFSLNEAKVYKQFIGTDRIRNEFKSWYTRKLEVEQEEKREEERERREREISEKKKAEAIKLREKLTSEYIRSLNYDSLESVTKMMTSTEKEYFERLLKKHGFSDDNFPGVFNVFTDYNYLFRTPSHLWQLWIYDKYIYRKSPTFQKIWVPKIKDEMYRLREVGVFHFNYTYGDDHFSFAIYDYLRKLSSLGIVEKLGYTTKYQQVIVNKLPPLTGPDVHRDVAFHLSFENDALLIQSARKKEIEESFLFYRELVEKSY; encoded by the coding sequence ATGTTTGTAGCTGTCGACAATGCTGGAAGAAAAGTAAATCCATTAGATAATAATCTAGATGAATTACGTCTCATGTCAAACTCTAAACAGTTGCTGTGTCCAGAGTGTTTGACAGGTGTACGTTTCGCTGCAGGACCACGAGTCACTGCTCACTTTAAACATATCCACCTCCTTGATTGCACATATGATTCAGAACCTGAGACCGCTGAACATTTAAAAGGTAAGATGTTGATTCGAAATTGGTTGCTCGAACAGTTTCCGGAAGCTCAAGTAGAATTTGAATATAAGATAAAAGAGACCAATCAACGTGCTGATGTCATAGCTATTTTGCCAGACGGTAAAAGAATGGCCTTTGAGATGCAGTGCTCCAAGATACCAGGTTCGGTATGGAAAGAAAGGCATGCCCTCTACAAGTCTGCGGGTATTCAAGATTTTTGGATACTTGGTGAAAGCGTACATCGATACGGCAAGAGTGAGGGGATAAAGGATGCTTCAAAACATCAACTGGTATCTCTTGCTTCAGCTATTTATGAGGAGAAGAATGCTTTATTTTTTCTTGATACAGATTTCAAAAGCTTTAGAGCTCTCTATCAACATAAGATGAGTTACTGGCATTCAGATACTATCATCGTAGTTCACGAAGAAGGATTCTCTTTGAATGAAGCTAAAGTATATAAACAATTTATAGGTACTGATCGAATACGAAATGAATTTAAATCTTGGTACACAAGAAAGTTAGAAGTTGAGCAAGAAGAAAAGAGAGAAGAAGAAAGGGAGCGAAGAGAAAGAGAAATCAGCGAAAAAAAGAAAGCTGAGGCAATCAAACTCAGAGAGAAACTTACATCTGAATATATTCGTTCATTAAACTATGATTCATTGGAATCTGTAACAAAGATGATGACCTCGACTGAAAAAGAATACTTTGAAAGGTTGCTGAAGAAACACGGGTTTTCAGATGACAATTTCCCAGGAGTGTTTAATGTATTTACCGATTATAACTATTTGTTCCGGACCCCATCTCATCTATGGCAGCTTTGGATATATGACAAGTATATCTATCGTAAGAGCCCCACATTTCAAAAAATCTGGGTACCAAAGATTAAAGACGAGATGTATCGACTGAGAGAAGTTGGTGTCTTCCATTTCAATTATACATATGGTGATGATCATTTTTCATTCGCTATATACGACTATCTCAGAAAACTCTCTTCACTTGGAATCGTTGAGAAACTTGGTTATACAACAAAGTATCAACAAGTCATAGTAAATAAGCTTCCACCTTTGACAGGTCCAGATGTACATCGTGATGTGGCTTTTCATTTGTCATTCGAAAATGATGCTCTTCTTATACAATCCGCTCGAAAGAAAGAGATTGAAGAGTCTTTTCTATTTTACAGAGAGCTGGTTGAGAAATCGTATTGA
- a CDS encoding restriction endonuclease — protein sequence MNGLQYMFEEYTRNEWLIIALLPLLLMSIFALSRSVTLSKNVHIKKYVATIDPERLASHIPSMKDVKILQQQLKTEGLDHSSLTIRQAITFAVGERRKEKRSTVDIASIDTMSGVQFEKFLHSYFSQNGYRVSLTKTSGDQGVDLILYKEERKIAVQCKRYKPSNRVTNTAVQEVLTGKIYYDCTEAWVITTSTYTPHAIRLANKVGVRLIDRAGLIKLLKD from the coding sequence TTGAATGGACTTCAATACATGTTCGAGGAGTATACACGGAACGAATGGTTGATTATTGCTTTATTGCCTTTGCTTCTTATGAGCATCTTTGCATTGAGTCGATCTGTTACTCTTTCAAAGAATGTACATATAAAAAAATATGTCGCTACAATCGATCCTGAAAGACTCGCAAGTCATATCCCTTCAATGAAGGATGTTAAGATACTTCAACAGCAACTCAAGACTGAAGGTCTGGACCATTCATCACTGACTATTCGACAGGCCATCACCTTTGCCGTCGGAGAAAGACGGAAAGAAAAACGTTCAACTGTAGACATCGCTTCCATTGATACGATGAGTGGCGTACAGTTTGAAAAATTTCTTCACTCCTATTTTTCTCAGAATGGATACCGAGTCTCCCTTACGAAGACATCAGGTGACCAAGGAGTCGACCTGATACTTTATAAAGAGGAACGCAAAATCGCAGTCCAGTGCAAACGATACAAGCCCTCAAATAGAGTGACGAACACTGCTGTCCAAGAAGTTTTGACAGGAAAAATCTATTACGACTGTACTGAAGCATGGGTTATCACAACATCGACCTACACACCTCATGCCATTCGGCTTGCTAATAAGGTAGGTGTGCGATTGATAGACCGTGCTGGACTTATCAAATTACTAAAAGATTGA
- a CDS encoding JAB domain-containing protein, with translation MQLEKIIEITRIKQEIKEVEEAYKDILPERIKGATDALDFAQALIGDEDREVFLVMCLNIKNEITVVHRCHVGALGASIIHPREVFKSAIMSNAHSIIVAHNHPSGNCQHSPEDVKVSERLIKVGEILNIEVLDSLIVSHQDAVSLKELRVI, from the coding sequence ATGCAACTCGAAAAAATCATTGAAATCACACGAATCAAACAGGAAATCAAAGAGGTCGAGGAAGCGTACAAAGACATCTTGCCTGAGAGAATCAAAGGAGCAACAGATGCACTCGATTTTGCACAGGCACTCATAGGAGATGAAGACCGTGAGGTGTTCCTCGTCATGTGTCTCAACATCAAGAATGAGATTACAGTCGTCCATCGTTGTCACGTAGGCGCTTTAGGAGCAAGCATCATCCATCCACGCGAGGTCTTCAAGTCAGCTATCATGAGTAACGCCCACAGCATCATTGTTGCCCACAACCATCCATCCGGTAACTGCCAGCATTCTCCGGAAGATGTCAAAGTCAGCGAACGGTTGATAAAGGTCGGTGAAATATTAAATATCGAAGTTCTCGACTCGTTGATAGTGAGCCATCAAGACGCTGTTTCTTTAAAAGAACTCAGAGTCATCTGA
- a CDS encoding glyoxalase superfamily protein, translating into MQKVIPALRITDYTRSKEFYIDGMGFQIDWEHRFEPHFPVFAQITKDEMTIYLTEHTGDCQVGGLVHFFVPNVDNWYSELKSKKEVRIIEPPNEDLEGLRMMTVVDPDNNQLRICTCL; encoded by the coding sequence ATGCAAAAAGTAATTCCTGCATTACGCATAACTGACTATACAAGAAGTAAGGAGTTCTATATAGATGGGATGGGTTTTCAAATTGACTGGGAACATCGATTTGAACCGCATTTTCCTGTTTTTGCGCAGATCACCAAAGATGAAATGACTATTTATTTGACTGAACATACTGGTGACTGCCAAGTAGGTGGATTAGTACACTTTTTTGTTCCAAATGTTGACAACTGGTACAGCGAATTAAAGAGCAAAAAAGAAGTCCGTATCATTGAGCCTCCAAATGAGGATCTTGAAGGGCTTCGCATGATGACAGTCGTAGATCCTGATAACAATCAATTACGCATTTGTACTTGTTTATAA
- the bcrC gene encoding quaternary ammonium compound efflux SMR transporter BcrC translates to MKGYVALGIAIIGEIFGTSMLKLSEGFTNIYPTIGVAIGFFIAFYTLSLSLKTLPLSLAYAIWSGVGTALTALIGVLVWNEPFNILTFIGLVMIVGGVIILNQRSADTKTSTSH, encoded by the coding sequence ATGAAAGGGTATGTTGCATTAGGAATTGCGATTATTGGTGAAATATTCGGAACATCTATGTTGAAATTATCTGAAGGATTTACGAATATATACCCCACAATTGGAGTAGCAATTGGCTTCTTCATAGCGTTCTATACATTATCATTGTCTTTAAAAACTTTGCCTTTAAGTTTAGCTTACGCAATCTGGTCAGGTGTAGGAACAGCTCTGACAGCTTTAATAGGTGTTTTGGTGTGGAATGAACCATTTAATATTCTTACATTTATTGGTTTAGTTATGATTGTCGGTGGAGTAATTATACTTAATCAAAGATCTGCTGACACGAAAACAAGCACTTCTCATTAA
- the bcrB gene encoding quaternary ammonium compound efflux SMR transporter BcrB, whose product MNPYVLLISSILFEVFGSSMMKASNGFKKLVPTVGLVIGMGSAFYFLSKALEHIPLGTAYAIWSGAGTALTAIVGILVWKEKFNLKILLGLLIIIAGVVVLKLSH is encoded by the coding sequence ATGAATCCATATGTATTATTAATTAGCTCAATCTTATTTGAAGTATTCGGAAGTTCTATGATGAAGGCATCAAATGGCTTTAAGAAATTAGTCCCTACAGTTGGTTTAGTAATAGGTATGGGGAGTGCTTTTTATTTTCTCTCCAAAGCATTAGAACACATTCCGTTAGGAACTGCTTATGCAATATGGTCTGGTGCAGGTACTGCTCTTACTGCGATTGTTGGTATTCTTGTTTGGAAAGAAAAGTTTAATCTAAAAATATTACTTGGCTTACTAATCATTATAGCTGGTGTTGTGGTACTTAAATTGTCTCATTAA